A region of the Cyanobium usitatum str. Tous genome:
AACTGGCGGAGGTGAGCACCAGTAGTCCGATCAGGCTCCAGAGCGCCACCATGCCCAGAAGTAATCTGGCTTCTGCTGGCCACTGGGACCAGGGCAACGGCAGCAGCGCCCCAGCCTTCGGAGAACCGCTAACTGCGTCGCGGTGGGGGTTGTGAGTTGCGGTGCGGGCCAAGGCTGAAATTGGGGAGTGGCAGAGGTGGGGCCAACGTCAACCCATTGAGCCGTGAGTGGGGGGGTGTTGTCTACCCCCGCCAACCAGAGTCAAACAATAAAAAAGCCCGGCATCTGCCGAGCTTGGGGAGAAACGAGAGGTACTGAATATCAGTTGCCGACGTTCTGTTGGCGACGCCCAGCCGCTAGTTCCACTTTGAGGATCTTGCCGCCCTGCTTCATGATCCGCTGCTGCTCAGCGAACCAGCTGTCGTAGGGCACCCATTTGGTGAAATAGGTGTTTTGAAGCTCACGCTGGGAGCGGCTCTTTTCCGGGCAAGGAATGCAAGCCGTGATCTTGAACAGACGCATGGAGATGATCCTCGGGTGTG
Encoded here:
- a CDS encoding phycobilisome linker polypeptide, encoding MRLFKITACIPCPEKSRSQRELQNTYFTKWVPYDSWFAEQQRIMKQGGKILKVELAAGRRQQNVGN